A genomic window from Pseudomonas argentinensis includes:
- the uppS gene encoding polyprenyl diphosphate synthase: MDNCKVGAVMAVPRHVAIIMDGNNRWARKRLLPGVAGHKAGVDAVRAVIEVCADSGVEVLTLFAFSSENWQRPADEVGALMELFLSALRREARKLDENGISLRIIGDRSRFHPELQAAMREAEAATAGAAGEKRFILQIAANYGGQWDIAQAAQRLAREVQGGHLQPEDITPRLLQGCLATGELPLPDLCIRTGGEHRVSNFLLWQMAYSELYFSDLLWPDFKHDAMRAALADFAKRQRRFGKTSEQVEAEARA, encoded by the coding sequence ATGGACAATTGCAAAGTCGGTGCCGTGATGGCCGTTCCACGGCACGTGGCGATCATTATGGATGGTAACAACCGCTGGGCGCGCAAGCGCCTGCTGCCCGGTGTCGCCGGGCACAAGGCGGGCGTTGATGCGGTGCGCGCGGTCATCGAGGTCTGCGCCGATTCCGGCGTGGAAGTGCTGACCCTGTTCGCCTTCTCCAGCGAGAACTGGCAGCGCCCGGCCGACGAGGTCGGTGCGCTGATGGAGCTGTTCCTCAGCGCCTTGCGCCGCGAGGCGCGCAAGCTCGACGAGAACGGCATCAGCCTGCGCATCATCGGCGACCGCTCGCGGTTCCATCCCGAATTGCAGGCCGCCATGCGTGAGGCCGAAGCGGCCACCGCCGGCGCGGCCGGCGAAAAGCGCTTCATCCTGCAGATCGCCGCCAACTACGGTGGTCAGTGGGATATCGCCCAGGCCGCCCAGCGCCTGGCCCGAGAAGTGCAGGGCGGCCACCTGCAGCCTGAGGACATCACCCCACGCCTGCTGCAGGGTTGCCTGGCCACCGGTGAGCTGCCGCTGCCGGATCTGTGCATCCGCACCGGCGGCGAGCATCGGGTCAGCAATTTCCTGCTCTGGCAGATGGCCTACAGCGAACTGTACTTCTCCGACCTGCTGTGGCCGGACTTCAAGCACGACGCCATGCGCGCAGCGCTGGCGGATTTCGCCAAGCGCCAGCGGCGTTTTGGCAAAACCAGTGAACAAGTCGAAGCCGAGGCCCGCGCCTGA
- the pyrH gene encoding UMP kinase codes for MAQQVSGRQPRYKRILLKLSGEALMGSEDFGIDPKVLDRMALEVGQLVGIGVQVGVVIGGGNLFRGAALSAAGMDRVTGDHMGMLATVMNALAMRDALERSNIPALVMSAISMVGVTDHYDRRKAMRHLKTGEVVIFAAGTGNPFFTTDSAACLRGIEIDADVVLKATKVDGVYTADPFKDPHAEKFDRLTYDEVLDRKLGVMDLTAICLCRDHNMPLRVFNMNKPGALLNVVVGGAEGTLVEEGKE; via the coding sequence ATGGCTCAGCAGGTGAGTGGTCGTCAACCGCGCTACAAGCGCATTCTGCTCAAACTCAGCGGCGAGGCCCTGATGGGCTCGGAAGATTTCGGCATCGATCCCAAGGTGCTCGATCGCATGGCGCTGGAAGTCGGCCAGCTGGTCGGCATCGGCGTGCAGGTGGGGGTGGTGATTGGCGGTGGCAACCTGTTCCGTGGTGCGGCGCTCAGCGCCGCCGGCATGGACCGGGTCACCGGTGACCACATGGGCATGCTGGCCACGGTGATGAACGCCCTGGCCATGCGCGACGCCCTGGAGCGTTCGAACATCCCGGCGCTGGTCATGTCGGCCATCTCCATGGTCGGCGTCACCGATCACTACGATCGCCGCAAGGCCATGCGCCACCTGAAAACCGGTGAGGTGGTGATCTTCGCCGCTGGCACCGGCAACCCGTTCTTCACCACCGACTCGGCCGCCTGCTTGCGCGGTATCGAGATCGACGCCGATGTGGTGCTGAAGGCAACCAAGGTCGATGGTGTGTACACTGCCGATCCGTTCAAGGATCCGCATGCGGAAAAATTCGATCGTCTCACCTATGACGAGGTGCTCGATCGCAAGCTGGGGGTGATGGATCTGACGGCTATCTGCCTGTGCCGGGATCACAACATGCCGCTGCGTGTTTTCAATATGAACAAGCCCGGTGCCCTGCTCAATGTCGTGGTGGGCGGCGCCGAAGGTACTTTGGTCGAGGAAGGTAAAGAATGA
- the tsf gene encoding translation elongation factor Ts, protein MAEITAALVKELRERTGQGMMECKKALVAAGGDIEKAIDDMRASGAIKAAKKAGNIAAEGSIAVRVEGNRGLIIEVNSQTDFLALQDDFKAFVKESLDEAFEKNLTEAAPLIASRESAREALVAKCGENVNIRRLTAVSGDTVGAYLHGHRIGVLVVLKGGNDELAKHVAMHVAASNPAVVSADQVSEELVAKEKEIFLQLNAEKIAGKPENIVENMVKGRIAKFLAEASLVEQAFIMDPEVKVGDLVKKAGAEVVSFVRYEVGEGIEKAETDFAAEVAAQVAASKQ, encoded by the coding sequence ATGGCAGAGATTACTGCAGCACTGGTCAAGGAACTGCGCGAGCGTACCGGCCAAGGCATGATGGAGTGCAAGAAGGCCCTGGTTGCCGCTGGTGGCGACATCGAGAAAGCCATTGATGACATGCGCGCTTCGGGCGCCATCAAGGCCGCCAAGAAGGCTGGCAACATCGCCGCCGAAGGTTCCATCGCCGTTCGCGTCGAAGGCAACCGTGGCCTGATCATCGAAGTCAACTCGCAGACCGACTTCCTGGCTCTGCAGGACGACTTCAAGGCCTTCGTCAAGGAGAGCCTGGACGAAGCCTTCGAGAAGAACCTGACCGAAGCCGCTCCGCTGATCGCCTCGCGCGAATCCGCCCGTGAAGCCCTGGTCGCCAAGTGCGGCGAGAACGTCAACATCCGTCGTCTGACCGCTGTTTCCGGTGACACCGTTGGTGCCTACCTGCACGGCCACCGCATCGGTGTTCTGGTGGTCCTGAAGGGCGGTAACGACGAGCTGGCCAAGCACGTGGCCATGCACGTTGCCGCTTCCAACCCTGCCGTTGTTTCCGCGGACCAGGTTTCCGAGGAACTGGTTGCCAAGGAAAAGGAAATCTTCCTGCAGCTCAACGCCGAGAAGATCGCCGGCAAGCCGGAAAACATCGTCGAGAACATGGTCAAGGGCCGTATCGCCAAGTTCCTGGCCGAAGCCAGTCTGGTCGAGCAAGCCTTCATCATGGATCCGGAAGTCAAGGTCGGCGACCTGGTGAAGAAAGCCGGTGCCGAAGTCGTTTCCTTCGTCCGTTACGAAGTGGGCGAGGGCATCGAGAAGGCCGAGACCGACTTCGCTGCCGAAGTTGCTGCTCAGGTTGCTGCCAGCAAGCAGTGA
- a CDS encoding methyltransferase, whose amino-acid sequence MHSEQNTLQQQALLSLGQTLEQKGYRFVTGTPLTHERVNARPENRQAHDLAGVFGWSRPFEAQVVGDELVELMRAGGVLQQQGEQLASAVRWSSLGGKLFVHSRYPTVQADAVFFGPDTYRFVRAIDAFLGMPSTAVVSRAVDICCGAGPGALCIAQARPAAQVLAVDINPRALEFTRINAALAGVSNVEARYSDLLKNVDGEFDLIVANPPYMLDADSRAYRDGGGELGAGLSEAIVEAAIGRLAPGGSLLLYTGVAMTAAGDPFLAYVKRTLGDPSLAWRYEEMDPDVFGEELLKPGYEQVERIAAVVLTVTRTAA is encoded by the coding sequence ATGCACAGCGAGCAAAACACCCTACAACAACAGGCGCTGTTGAGCCTTGGCCAGACTCTCGAGCAGAAGGGGTATCGATTTGTCACTGGTACACCCTTGACCCATGAACGGGTCAATGCCCGCCCCGAAAACCGGCAGGCCCATGACCTGGCCGGCGTATTCGGCTGGAGCCGACCGTTCGAAGCGCAGGTCGTGGGCGACGAGCTGGTCGAGTTGATGCGTGCAGGTGGCGTGCTGCAGCAGCAGGGCGAGCAACTGGCCAGCGCGGTGCGCTGGTCCAGCCTTGGTGGCAAGTTGTTCGTGCATTCCCGTTACCCGACCGTGCAGGCCGACGCCGTGTTCTTCGGCCCCGATACCTACCGCTTCGTGCGCGCCATCGACGCCTTTCTCGGTATGCCGTCGACTGCCGTGGTGTCACGGGCGGTGGATATCTGCTGCGGCGCTGGGCCGGGTGCCCTGTGCATCGCCCAGGCGCGACCGGCCGCCCAGGTGCTGGCGGTGGACATCAATCCGCGGGCGCTGGAATTCACCCGTATCAATGCGGCGCTGGCCGGGGTGAGCAACGTCGAGGCGCGTTACAGCGACCTGCTGAAAAACGTCGACGGCGAGTTCGACCTGATCGTCGCCAACCCGCCGTACATGCTCGATGCCGACAGCCGTGCCTACCGCGATGGTGGCGGCGAGCTGGGGGCCGGGCTCTCCGAAGCCATCGTCGAAGCCGCGATCGGCCGCCTGGCACCCGGTGGCAGCCTGCTGCTGTATACCGGGGTGGCGATGACCGCAGCGGGTGATCCGTTTCTGGCCTATGTCAAACGCACCCTGGGAGATCCGTCATTGGCCTGGCGGTACGAGGAGATGGATCCGGACGTGTTCGGCGAGGAATTGCTCAAGCCGGGCTATGAGCAGGTCGAACGCATCGCAGCGGTGGTGCTGACCGTTACCCGCACGGCTGCATGA
- a CDS encoding methyl-accepting chemotaxis protein yields the protein MGNSSEQAARTDSVAAAINELGAAAQEIARNAADASIQASEARRDAEEGQGMVERTLGSMGDLSDKIQASGNHIELLSEKSNDIGQILDVIKGISEQTNLLALNAAIEAARAGEAGRGFAVVADEVRNLAQRTQSSAQEIQQMIEQLQAGARDAVTTMSESRRFSDDSVRIGGQAGENLRGVTRRIGEIDGMNQSVATATEEQTSVIESLNMDITEINTLNQDGVRNLQASLSACTELDQQVGRLKQLVDSFRI from the coding sequence ATGGGCAACTCCAGCGAGCAGGCGGCGCGCACCGACAGCGTCGCCGCGGCGATCAACGAACTCGGCGCTGCCGCCCAGGAAATCGCCCGCAACGCCGCCGATGCATCGATTCAAGCCAGCGAGGCGCGCCGCGATGCCGAGGAAGGGCAGGGCATGGTCGAGCGCACCCTGGGCTCGATGGGCGACCTGTCGGACAAGATCCAGGCGTCGGGCAACCATATCGAACTGCTGAGCGAGAAGAGCAACGATATCGGGCAGATCCTCGACGTCATCAAGGGCATCTCCGAGCAGACCAACCTGCTGGCGCTCAACGCCGCCATCGAGGCGGCGCGTGCCGGCGAGGCGGGTCGCGGTTTCGCGGTGGTGGCCGACGAAGTGCGCAACCTGGCCCAGCGCACCCAGAGCTCGGCCCAGGAAATCCAGCAGATGATCGAGCAGCTGCAGGCTGGCGCCCGTGATGCCGTGACGACCATGAGCGAGAGCCGCCGCTTCAGCGACGACAGCGTGCGCATCGGCGGTCAGGCCGGTGAGAACCTGCGTGGCGTGACCCGCCGCATCGGCGAGATCGACGGCATGAACCAGTCCGTGGCCACCGCCACCGAGGAGCAGACCTCGGTGATCGAAAGCCTGAACATGGACATCACCGAGATCAACACCCTGAACCAGGACGGTGTGCGCAACCTGCAGGCCAGCCTCAGCGCCTGTACCGAGCTGGATCAGCAGGTCGGGCGGCTCAAGCAGTTGGTGGACAGCTTCCGCATCTGA
- a CDS encoding [protein-PII] uridylyltransferase, with protein sequence MSLPDAELFDRGQFQAELALKSSPIGAFKKAIRRAHEVLDARFRDNRDVRRLVEDRARFTDQILLEAWSRFTWSSEAEIALLAVGGYGRGELHPYSDIDLLILLGGDDQETFREPIEGFLTLLWDIGLEVGQSVRSVAECGEQARADLTVITNLMESRTIAGPEHLRERMQEVTATAHMWPSKAFYLAKRDEQKARHAKYNDTEYNLEPNVKGSPGGLRDIQTILWVARRHFGTLNLHAMVGQGFLLESEYALLASSQEFLWKVRYALHMLAGRAEDRLLFDHQSKVAELLGYHESDTKRTIERFMQKYYRVVMAIAELSDLINQHFEEEILRAGDSTPAKPLNSRFQVRDGYIEVTHANVFKRTPFAILEIFVLMAQHPELIGVCADTIRLLRDHRHLIDDEFRRDIRNTSLFIELFKCEQGIHRNLRRMNRYGILGRYLPEFGHIVGQMQHDLFHIYTVDAHTLNLIKHLRKFKWPELAEKFPLASKLIDKLPKPELIYLAGLYHDIGKGRGGDHSELGALDAEAFGQRHHLPAWDTGLIVWLVQNHLAMSTTAQRKDLSDPQVINDFAAFVGDQTHLDYLYVLTVADINATNPTLWNSWRASLMRQLYTETKRALRRGLENPVEREEQIRLTQSAALDTLVNGGTDPDDVEQLWSQLGDDYFLRHSAEDVAWHTNAILQHPDDGGPLVLIKETTQREFEGGTQIFIYAPDQHDFFAVTVAAMAQLNLNIHDARILTSTSQFTLDTYIVLEAEGGSIGDNPTRIQQIRQSLVDTLMHPDEYPSIIQRRVPRQLKHFAFAPQVTIHNDAQRPVTVVELTAPDRPGLLAKIGRIFLDFDLSVQNAKIATLGERVEDVFFVTDANNQPLSDPELCARLQQTIITKLSASSPSPAQISI encoded by the coding sequence ATGTCGCTGCCAGACGCCGAGTTATTCGATCGCGGCCAGTTCCAGGCGGAACTGGCACTCAAGTCCAGCCCCATCGGCGCCTTCAAGAAAGCCATCCGCCGCGCCCACGAGGTGCTCGATGCGCGCTTTCGCGACAACCGCGACGTGCGCCGTCTGGTCGAGGACCGCGCACGCTTCACCGACCAGATCCTGCTCGAGGCCTGGAGCCGCTTCACCTGGAGCAGCGAGGCGGAAATCGCCCTGCTGGCGGTGGGCGGCTATGGCCGCGGCGAGCTGCACCCCTATTCCGACATCGACCTGCTGATCCTGCTGGGCGGCGATGACCAGGAAACCTTCCGCGAGCCCATCGAGGGCTTTCTCACCCTGCTCTGGGACATCGGCCTGGAGGTCGGCCAGAGCGTGCGCTCGGTGGCCGAGTGCGGCGAACAGGCCCGCGCCGACCTGACGGTGATCACCAACCTGATGGAAAGCCGCACCATCGCCGGCCCCGAGCACCTGCGCGAGCGCATGCAGGAAGTGACCGCCACCGCCCACATGTGGCCGAGCAAGGCGTTCTACCTGGCCAAGCGCGACGAACAGAAGGCCCGCCATGCCAAGTACAACGACACCGAGTACAACCTGGAGCCCAACGTCAAGGGTTCGCCCGGCGGGCTGCGCGACATCCAGACCATTCTGTGGGTGGCGCGCCGGCATTTCGGCACCCTGAACCTGCACGCCATGGTCGGCCAGGGTTTCCTGCTGGAAAGCGAATACGCCCTGCTCGCCTCCTCCCAGGAGTTTCTTTGGAAGGTGCGCTATGCCCTGCACATGCTCGCCGGGCGTGCCGAGGATCGGCTGCTGTTCGACCACCAGAGCAAGGTCGCCGAGCTGCTCGGCTATCACGAGAGCGATACCAAGCGCACCATCGAGCGCTTCATGCAGAAGTACTATCGCGTGGTGATGGCCATCGCCGAGCTGAGCGACCTGATCAACCAGCACTTCGAGGAAGAAATTCTCCGTGCCGGCGACAGCACGCCGGCCAAGCCGCTGAACAGCCGTTTCCAGGTGCGTGACGGCTACATCGAGGTGACCCACGCCAACGTCTTCAAGCGCACGCCGTTCGCCATCCTCGAGATCTTCGTGCTGATGGCCCAACACCCTGAGCTCATTGGCGTGTGCGCCGACACCATTCGCCTGCTGCGCGACCACCGCCACCTGATCGACGACGAGTTCCGCCGCGACATTCGCAACACCAGCCTGTTCATCGAGCTGTTCAAGTGCGAGCAGGGCATCCATCGCAACCTGCGGCGCATGAACCGCTACGGCATCCTCGGGCGCTACCTGCCGGAGTTCGGCCATATCGTCGGGCAGATGCAGCACGACCTGTTTCACATCTATACGGTCGACGCCCACACCCTCAACCTGATCAAGCACCTGCGCAAGTTCAAGTGGCCAGAGCTGGCGGAAAAGTTTCCACTGGCCAGCAAGCTCATCGACAAACTGCCCAAGCCCGAGCTGATCTACCTGGCCGGGCTGTACCACGATATCGGCAAGGGCCGCGGCGGCGACCACTCGGAGCTCGGTGCCCTGGATGCCGAGGCCTTTGGCCAGCGCCACCACCTGCCCGCCTGGGACACCGGGCTGATCGTCTGGCTGGTGCAGAATCACCTGGCGATGTCGACCACCGCCCAGCGCAAGGACCTGTCCGACCCGCAGGTGATCAACGACTTCGCCGCCTTCGTGGGCGACCAGACGCACCTGGATTACCTCTACGTGCTGACCGTGGCCGACATCAACGCCACCAATCCGACGCTGTGGAACTCCTGGCGTGCCAGCCTGATGCGCCAGCTCTACACCGAGACCAAGCGCGCCCTGCGCCGCGGCCTGGAGAACCCGGTGGAGCGCGAGGAGCAGATTCGCCTGACCCAGAGCGCCGCCCTCGACACCCTGGTCAATGGCGGCACCGACCCGGATGACGTCGAGCAGCTGTGGTCGCAACTGGGCGACGACTACTTCCTGCGCCACAGCGCCGAGGACGTGGCCTGGCACACCAATGCGATCCTCCAGCACCCCGATGACGGCGGCCCGCTGGTGCTGATCAAGGAAACCACCCAGCGCGAATTCGAGGGCGGCACGCAGATTTTCATCTACGCGCCGGACCAGCACGACTTCTTCGCGGTGACGGTGGCGGCCATGGCGCAGCTGAACCTGAACATCCACGATGCGCGGATTCTCACCTCGACCAGCCAGTTCACCCTCGACACCTATATCGTGCTGGAAGCCGAAGGCGGCTCGATCGGTGACAACCCCACGCGCATCCAGCAGATCCGCCAGAGCCTGGTCGACACCCTGATGCACCCGGACGAGTACCCCAGCATCATCCAGCGCCGCGTGCCGCGCCAGCTCAAGCACTTCGCCTTCGCGCCTCAGGTGACCATCCACAACGATGCCCAGCGGCCGGTGACCGTGGTCGAGCTCACGGCGCCGGATCGCCCGGGCCTGCTGGCCAAGATCGGGCGCATCTTCCTGGATTTCGACCTGTCGGTGCAGAACGCCAAGATCGCCACCCTGGGCGAGCGGGTGGAAGACGTGTTCTTCGTCACCGATGCCAACAACCAGCCGCTGTCCGACCCCGAGCTGTGCGCCCGCCTGCAGCAGACCATCATCACCAAGCTGTCGGCCAGCAGCCCCAGCCCGGCGCAGATCAGTATCTGA
- the rpsB gene encoding 30S ribosomal protein S2 produces MSQVNMRDMLKAGVHFGHQTRYWNPKMGKYIFGARNKIHIINLEKTLPMFNDALSFVEKLAAGKNKILFVGTKRSAGKIVREEAARCGSPFVDHRWLGGMLTNYKTIRASIKRLRDLEVQSQDGTFSKLTKKEALMRTRDLEKLDRSLGGIKDMGGLPDALFVIDVDHERIAITEANKLGIPVIGVVDTNSSPEGVDYIIPGNDDAIRAIQLYMGAMADAVIRGRSNTGGATEEFVEEAPAAEAAEG; encoded by the coding sequence ATGTCCCAAGTCAATATGCGCGATATGCTGAAGGCCGGTGTGCACTTCGGCCACCAGACCCGTTACTGGAACCCGAAAATGGGCAAGTACATTTTCGGCGCGCGCAACAAGATTCACATCATCAACCTGGAAAAGACCCTGCCGATGTTCAACGACGCCCTGTCGTTCGTTGAAAAGCTGGCTGCTGGCAAGAACAAGATCCTGTTCGTCGGCACCAAGCGTTCCGCTGGCAAGATCGTTCGCGAAGAAGCGGCTCGTTGCGGCTCGCCGTTCGTCGATCATCGCTGGTTGGGCGGCATGCTCACCAACTACAAGACCATCCGTGCCTCGATCAAGCGTCTGCGCGATCTGGAAGTACAGTCCCAGGACGGTACCTTCAGCAAGCTGACCAAGAAAGAAGCCCTGATGCGCACCCGTGATCTGGAAAAACTGGATCGCAGCCTGGGCGGTATCAAGGACATGGGCGGCCTGCCGGACGCACTGTTCGTCATCGACGTCGATCACGAGCGCATCGCGATCACCGAAGCCAACAAGCTGGGCATCCCGGTCATCGGCGTTGTCGATACCAACAGCAGCCCGGAAGGCGTTGACTACATCATCCCGGGTAACGACGACGCCATTCGCGCCATCCAGCTGTACATGGGTGCCATGGCCGACGCCGTGATCCGTGGTCGCAGCAACACCGGCGGCGCTACCGAAGAGTTCGTCGAAGAAGCGCCGGCTGCAGAAGCTGCCGAAGGCTAA
- the dapC gene encoding succinyldiaminopimelate transaminase, which produces MNHALAQLQPYPFEKLRALLAGVAPAADRSSIALSIGEPKHRSPAFVAQALTDNLDQMAVYPTTQGIPALREAIASWCARRFKVPAGWFDAARHVLPVNGTREALFAFTQTVAQRDVDGLVVSPNPFYQIYEGAALLAGTQPHYLPCLAEHGFNPDFDAVAPQVWQRCQILFLCSPGNPTGALIPLETLKKLITLADQYDFVIAADECYSELYFAEENPPPGLLTACAELGRSDFKRCVVFHSLSKRSNLPGLRSGFVAGDAEILKAFLLYRTYHGCAMPVQTQLASIAAWQDEEHVRANRDLYREKFDAVLAILQGVMDVQRPDGGFYLWAKTPGDDAEFTRELFAKEHVTVVPGSYLSREVEGFNPGAGRVRMALVAPLAECVEAAQRIRRFIETA; this is translated from the coding sequence ATGAACCACGCCCTCGCCCAGCTGCAGCCCTACCCTTTCGAAAAACTGCGTGCCCTGCTCGCCGGTGTCGCCCCGGCGGCGGATCGCTCGTCCATCGCCCTGTCGATCGGCGAACCCAAGCACCGCTCCCCAGCCTTCGTGGCCCAGGCCCTGACCGACAACCTCGATCAGATGGCCGTCTACCCCACCACCCAGGGCATCCCGGCGCTGCGCGAGGCCATCGCCAGCTGGTGCGCACGGCGCTTCAAGGTGCCGGCCGGCTGGTTTGACGCTGCGCGCCATGTGCTGCCGGTCAACGGTACCCGTGAGGCGCTGTTCGCCTTCACCCAGACCGTGGCGCAGCGCGACGTCGACGGCCTGGTGGTGAGCCCCAACCCGTTCTACCAGATCTACGAAGGCGCGGCCCTGCTCGCCGGCACCCAGCCCCACTACCTGCCGTGCCTGGCCGAGCATGGCTTCAACCCGGACTTCGACGCCGTGGCGCCGCAGGTCTGGCAACGCTGCCAGATCCTCTTCCTGTGCTCGCCGGGCAACCCGACCGGCGCCCTGATTCCACTGGAAACCCTGAAGAAGCTGATCACCCTGGCCGACCAGTACGACTTCGTGATCGCCGCCGACGAGTGCTACAGCGAGCTGTACTTCGCCGAGGAAAACCCGCCGCCCGGCCTGCTGACCGCTTGCGCCGAGCTGGGCCGCAGCGACTTCAAGCGCTGCGTGGTGTTCCACAGCCTGTCCAAGCGCTCCAACCTGCCTGGGCTGCGCTCGGGGTTCGTGGCCGGTGACGCGGAGATCCTCAAGGCCTTCCTGCTGTACCGTACCTACCATGGCTGCGCCATGCCGGTGCAAACCCAGCTGGCCAGCATTGCCGCCTGGCAGGACGAGGAGCACGTGCGCGCCAACCGCGACCTGTATCGCGAGAAGTTCGACGCCGTGCTGGCGATTCTCCAGGGTGTGATGGACGTGCAACGCCCGGACGGCGGCTTTTACCTGTGGGCCAAAACCCCAGGCGATGATGCCGAGTTCACCCGTGAGCTATTCGCCAAGGAACATGTCACCGTGGTGCCGGGCTCCTACCTGTCCCGCGAGGTAGAGGGTTTCAACCCGGGCGCCGGCCGCGTGCGCATGGCGCTGGTCGCGCCGTTGGCGGAATGCGTGGAAGCGGCGCAGCGCATTCGCCGCTTTATCGAAACCGCCTGA
- the frr gene encoding ribosome recycling factor — translation MINEIKKDAQARMQKSLESLAHAFSRIRTGQAHPSILGGVMVPYYGADTPLNQVASVTVKDSRTLQVVAFERSMLSAVDKAIQSSGLGFNPTNLGELLLVTMPALTEETRRGFTKQARDAAEDARVAVRNIRRDAMSQLKDLVKEKEISEDEERRAADDVQKLTDKFVAEIDVAVKQKEADLMAV, via the coding sequence ATGATCAACGAAATCAAGAAGGACGCCCAGGCCCGCATGCAGAAGAGCCTGGAATCGCTGGCTCACGCATTCAGCCGCATTCGTACCGGTCAGGCTCATCCCAGCATCCTCGGCGGCGTGATGGTGCCGTACTACGGTGCGGACACCCCGCTGAACCAGGTCGCCAGCGTGACCGTCAAGGATTCGCGCACCCTGCAGGTCGTGGCGTTCGAGCGCAGCATGCTCAGCGCGGTCGACAAGGCCATCCAGAGCTCCGGCCTGGGTTTCAACCCGACCAACCTGGGCGAGCTGCTGCTGGTCACCATGCCGGCGCTGACCGAAGAAACCCGTCGCGGTTTCACCAAGCAGGCCCGTGATGCCGCCGAAGACGCCCGTGTTGCCGTGCGCAACATCCGTCGCGACGCCATGAGCCAGCTCAAGGATCTGGTCAAGGAAAAGGAAATCAGCGAAGACGAAGAGCGTCGCGCTGCTGACGACGTACAGAAGCTGACCGACAAGTTCGTGGCCGAGATCGACGTCGCCGTGAAGCAGAAAGAAGCGGACCTGATGGCCGTCTGA
- the map gene encoding type I methionyl aminopeptidase, with amino-acid sequence MTVTLKTPDEIEKMRIAGRLAADVLEMIAEHVKPGVTTDELNTLCHNYIVEVQKAIPAPLNYGAAPGRPGFPKSICTSLNHVVCHGIPNDKPLKEGDVMNIDITVIKDGYYGDTSRMFHVGKVPEWAERLSRVTQECLYKGIEVVRPGARLGDIGEVIQKHAEKNGFSVVREFCGHGIGSVFHEDPQVLHYGRAGTGMELQEGMTFTIEPMINQGRPETRVLGDGWTAITKDRKLSAQWEHTLLVTADGYEIFTLRSDDTIARTSA; translated from the coding sequence ATGACCGTCACCCTGAAGACGCCCGACGAAATCGAGAAAATGCGCATCGCCGGTCGCCTGGCCGCCGACGTGCTGGAGATGATCGCCGAGCACGTCAAACCCGGCGTCACCACGGACGAACTCAATACCCTCTGCCACAACTATATCGTCGAGGTGCAGAAGGCCATTCCCGCCCCGCTCAACTACGGCGCGGCACCGGGTCGCCCGGGTTTTCCGAAATCCATCTGCACCTCGCTCAACCACGTGGTGTGTCACGGCATCCCCAACGACAAGCCGCTCAAGGAAGGTGATGTGATGAACATCGACATCACCGTGATCAAGGACGGCTACTACGGCGACACCAGTCGCATGTTCCACGTCGGCAAGGTGCCGGAATGGGCCGAGCGCCTGTCGCGCGTCACCCAGGAATGCCTCTATAAAGGCATCGAAGTGGTTCGCCCCGGCGCGCGCCTCGGCGACATCGGCGAGGTGATCCAGAAGCACGCCGAGAAGAACGGCTTCTCGGTGGTACGCGAGTTCTGCGGCCACGGCATCGGCTCGGTGTTCCACGAGGATCCGCAGGTGCTGCACTACGGCCGCGCGGGCACCGGCATGGAGCTCCAGGAAGGCATGACCTTCACCATCGAGCCGATGATCAACCAGGGTCGCCCGGAAACCCGCGTGCTGGGCGACGGCTGGACCGCCATCACCAAGGATCGCAAGCTGTCCGCCCAGTGGGAGCACACCTTGCTGGTCACCGCCGACGGCTACGAGATCTTTACCCTGCGCAGCGACGACACCATCGCCCGCACCTCGGCCTGA